One genomic segment of Pyramidobacter piscolens W5455 includes these proteins:
- a CDS encoding UDP-N-acetylglucosamine--N-acetylmuramyl-(pentapeptide) pyrophosphoryl-undecaprenol N-acetylglucosamine transferase, giving the protein MAYRILLAAGGTGGHIIPSVAFGLWLQKQGESVIWLSGSRPLEDEIYKAHGIAPQKLSLEGSPLGVPGLRSLKRWKHLFGSFFEACAILKRERIDHCVLFGGYLSMPVLLAARCLHVPALIHEQNTVAGKVTRFAARCGIPVACAWEECQGLDTIKKTVTGMPLREIRLIDKKDAQKRLLGASLSDNEKLIVILGGSLGSGGMKKVLQDAQNMIKSTSYKVLCMGIEPKDRPFPEALTHEACWDMTAVFSAADVIVCRAGASTLAELRALGIPALVVPWLKAAGQHQVSNAQYFSKLTGAPVFLEGSSQEQFRAALQSVAERRMSCENLNAGAVNLYEALRSLTV; this is encoded by the coding sequence GTGGCGTACAGAATCCTGCTGGCTGCCGGGGGAACCGGCGGTCATATCATCCCGTCCGTCGCTTTCGGCTTGTGGTTGCAAAAGCAGGGTGAATCGGTCATTTGGCTCTCGGGCAGCCGTCCGCTGGAAGACGAAATTTATAAGGCTCATGGCATAGCTCCTCAAAAATTGTCGCTGGAAGGCTCGCCTTTGGGCGTGCCCGGTCTGCGTTCGCTGAAGCGCTGGAAACATCTTTTCGGTTCTTTTTTCGAAGCATGCGCGATTTTAAAGAGAGAACGGATCGACCATTGCGTCCTGTTTGGCGGTTATCTTTCGATGCCCGTTTTGCTGGCGGCGCGGTGCCTTCACGTTCCCGCGCTTATACATGAACAGAACACAGTCGCAGGGAAAGTCACCCGTTTTGCAGCCAGGTGCGGCATTCCTGTCGCCTGCGCTTGGGAAGAGTGTCAGGGGCTGGATACAATAAAAAAAACTGTGACGGGTATGCCGTTGCGCGAGATCCGGCTGATCGATAAAAAAGACGCTCAGAAACGGCTGTTGGGGGCGTCTCTGAGCGACAATGAAAAACTGATTGTTATTTTAGGCGGCTCTTTGGGCAGCGGCGGCATGAAAAAAGTGCTGCAAGATGCACAAAATATGATAAAATCAACGAGTTATAAAGTCCTATGCATGGGGATCGAACCCAAGGATCGTCCTTTTCCGGAAGCGTTGACTCACGAAGCCTGCTGGGATATGACGGCGGTATTTTCCGCGGCGGATGTGATCGTCTGCCGAGCTGGAGCTTCGACACTGGCAGAGCTTCGGGCCCTGGGAATTCCAGCGCTCGTCGTGCCGTGGCTAAAAGCCGCTGGACAGCACCAGGTGAGCAACGCCCAGTATTTCTCCAAATTGACGGGAGCCCCCGTCTTCTTGGAAGGTTCTTCACAGGAGCAGTTCCGCGCGGCCTTGCAGTCTGTCGCAGAGCGGCGCATGAGCTGTGAGAATTTGAATGCAGGCGCAGTAAACCTTTACGAAGCCTTGCGCAGCCTCACAGTTTGA
- the murC gene encoding UDP-N-acetylmuramate--L-alanine ligase yields the protein MGVGGAGMSGLALLFRELGFNVSGCDMGRTAYVEKLEKAGVKILYGHDVHHLDACAVDLLAYSSAIPASNPELAEARRKEIPVLQRAELLSLLFDSKNGIGVAGTHGKTTTTSLISYILEQADMQPTIAVGGELCDIGCNAKLGMGEYMVAELDESDESFEYFHPLYSVVTNVDWDHVNQYPDLQAVIDAFGRFLRNTKEGGKLFLCGEDAGVKKVIEALPNDLKNRMYLFGRDPSFDFYAADIQYHCGGGLNYTFYAKGRKMGTIELVISGEHNVLDSLAACGVAHELGVSFDIVQKAMRMFHGAKRRLQLRAMCPDNILVYDDYGHHPREIEATLNAVRLMYPDRRILLIFQPHRYTRTQALFDRFAEVLASVPQVVLLPIYAADEQPIPGVSSELIGATVAKLGGSCVLAQNKVEAAGRALSLVRPGDLILTEGAGDVCVIGDLVVQELNRSFASAL from the coding sequence ATGGGTGTTGGCGGAGCGGGAATGAGCGGGCTGGCGCTGCTTTTCCGCGAATTGGGATTCAACGTCAGCGGTTGCGATATGGGACGCACTGCTTACGTCGAAAAGCTGGAGAAAGCCGGCGTAAAGATTCTTTACGGACATGACGTGCACCATTTGGATGCGTGCGCAGTTGATTTGCTGGCGTACAGCAGCGCGATTCCCGCGTCCAATCCCGAGCTGGCCGAGGCGCGCAGAAAAGAAATCCCTGTGCTGCAGCGAGCCGAGCTGCTGAGCCTTCTTTTCGACTCCAAAAACGGCATCGGCGTGGCGGGAACACATGGTAAGACGACGACGACTTCGCTGATCAGCTATATCCTTGAGCAGGCCGACATGCAGCCCACCATCGCGGTGGGCGGAGAGCTTTGTGACATTGGCTGCAATGCCAAGCTCGGCATGGGGGAGTACATGGTCGCCGAACTTGACGAAAGTGACGAGTCTTTTGAGTATTTTCATCCCCTTTACTCTGTCGTGACGAACGTCGATTGGGATCACGTGAATCAATATCCCGATCTTCAGGCCGTCATCGATGCTTTCGGCCGTTTTCTTCGCAACACCAAGGAAGGCGGTAAACTCTTCCTGTGCGGAGAGGATGCCGGAGTTAAAAAGGTGATCGAAGCGCTTCCGAACGATTTGAAGAATCGCATGTATCTTTTCGGGCGCGATCCTTCGTTCGATTTTTACGCTGCCGACATCCAGTATCACTGCGGCGGTGGTTTGAACTACACTTTCTATGCGAAAGGCCGGAAGATGGGGACCATCGAGCTGGTGATTTCCGGCGAACATAATGTCCTCGATTCTCTGGCGGCATGTGGCGTCGCTCATGAACTGGGAGTTTCCTTCGACATCGTTCAGAAGGCCATGAGAATGTTTCATGGGGCCAAGCGGCGTCTTCAGCTGCGTGCCATGTGTCCGGACAATATCCTGGTATACGACGACTATGGGCACCATCCCCGCGAGATTGAGGCAACGCTGAACGCGGTCCGGCTTATGTACCCCGACCGGCGAATCCTGTTGATATTTCAGCCTCATCGCTACACGCGGACCCAGGCTCTTTTCGATCGTTTTGCAGAAGTGTTGGCCAGCGTGCCCCAGGTCGTGCTGCTGCCGATCTATGCGGCGGACGAGCAACCGATTCCCGGCGTATCGTCCGAACTGATCGGCGCCACAGTGGCAAAGCTTGGCGGCAGTTGCGTCCTCGCGCAGAATAAAGTTGAAGCCGCTGGAAGGGCCCTGTCGCTGGTTCGTCCCGGT